The DNA window CCGCGGTCGCCTGTCGTTCTGCGTCCAGCAGCTCGCCGAGCGTACGCCCTCCGAGGTAGGACAGCTCCGGCACATCCCCGTACACGTCCGGGATCGCGACGTCGAGCGCGGTATCGCGCACGGTCAGGAACGTGACGGTCTTGTCGAACGGTCCTTCGATGTAGAGCTGGACCTGGGAGTGCTGATCCGTAGCGCCGAGGGCCTTCACCGGAGTCGGTCCGCGGAACACCTCCGCCCCGCCCAGATCGTGCTGCTTGCCGAGCGACTCCGCCCACAACTGGCGGAACCAGTCGGCAATCGAGTACAGCCGGTCGGTGTAGGCCATCATTACATGAATGGGCGCGGCGCGTTCCGTGTGTGCGAGATACTGCAGCGCCGCGAACATGCCGGCGGGATTTGCCAGCAGATCGCCGGTACGGCAGCGCTCGTCCATGTCGGCGGCGCCGGCGAGCAGCGCTTCGATGTCGATGCCTGCCAGCGCGGCCGGCAGGAGCCCGACTGCGGAGAGCACGCTGAACCGTCCGCCCACGTCGGGCGGGACGGGCAGTGTGGCAATGCCCTCTTCATCAGCGATACGGCGGAGTACACCGCGTTCGGGATCGGTCGTGAAGATGAGATGACTGCGGTAGTGATCGTCGTCGAGGGCAGCGCGCAGCCGCTCGCGCACGATCATGAACTGCGCCATCGTCTCGGCCGTCGTGCCCGACTTGCTGATGACGTTGTAGAGCGTGGTGCGCGGATCGAGGCGGTCGAGGAGCGGTCCGATCGTGGACGGATCCACGTTGTCGAGAATGTACAGGTGCGGGAAGTACTCGCGCGCGTCATCGTCGAGCTCGTTCCAGTGCGGCTTGAGCAGTGCGTTCTGCAGCGCGATCGTACCGAGCGCTGATCCGCCGATCCCGAGCACAACGATGGTGTCGTACGCCTGCCCGAGCCCGTCGGCAAAGCTGCGGATCTGCTCGACGATCTTCTTCTCGTACGGGAGCGCGAAGAAGCCGAGCTGTCCAGCACTGCGCCGGCGCTCGACGTCGGCGTGTGCATCGCGGAACCGTACCGCCATGCGGTCGAGCTGTTCCTCACCGATACCGCGCCCGCCGGTCGCCGGCGCGAGCATGCGGCCGTAATCGAGGCTGATCCTGTCGCTCATCGTAATCCATTCATTCGGGTATGTCGACGACGAGGCCGT is part of the Longimicrobiales bacterium genome and encodes:
- a CDS encoding glucose-6-phosphate isomerase, coding for MSDRISLDYGRMLAPATGGRGIGEEQLDRMAVRFRDAHADVERRRSAGQLGFFALPYEKKIVEQIRSFADGLGQAYDTIVVLGIGGSALGTIALQNALLKPHWNELDDDAREYFPHLYILDNVDPSTIGPLLDRLDPRTTLYNVISKSGTTAETMAQFMIVRERLRAALDDDHYRSHLIFTTDPERGVLRRIADEEGIATLPVPPDVGGRFSVLSAVGLLPAALAGIDIEALLAGAADMDERCRTGDLLANPAGMFAALQYLAHTERAAPIHVMMAYTDRLYSIADWFRQLWAESLGKQHDLGGAEVFRGPTPVKALGATDQHSQVQLYIEGPFDKTVTFLTVRDTALDVAIPDVYGDVPELSYLGGRTLGELLDAERQATAAALAGRGRMNMTIELPRIDAHALGQLLMMLQVATVYAGVLYDVDPLDQPGVELGKQLTYGLMGRAGFESHRLEEGDSQRVLK